In one window of Microbacterium natoriense DNA:
- a CDS encoding GDSL-type esterase/lipase family protein, translating to MHKQMAERVPLRFTLALLLTATIAVFLPVSARADASVSPTDANIQYFGRWDRANSAAYSSALWPGTYLKVNFTGTSLKVVLGSTEADIEASIDGAPFRIYQGSPNAVIDLAETSLSSGLHSLVLVPHGDGSTEFEFAGLLLSDSGATQPAPAPRRIIEFVGDSITVGYGSSGMPTRSYAWRIAESVGAEHVQIAHGGMCLPDGYSCTGVNTVGMISSYSHKENIEASPSSPWDFSAYTPSQVVVNIGTNDSGHGVPNDVFQSNYVELLTDIRHVHPSAEILALRPFGGYKASQVKYAVDSRVSAGDANVFFVDTTGWLGSADYADTVHPNDAGIDKVITRLRPILEGCSPWRSNLARCEQYAASSEWSTGQAASFAFDGSDSTNWQAAPYSAFGGQWLQVDFGGMTTFNQAVLSEYGGRTSGFRLEYWTGQSWVAAYSGTTIGSKSAPSVHNFAAVTATKARIYYTSGTGTPIMYEFKLHNTGAGYSTAKSWNFNVNGNTESWSSLQLSGLVANGCF from the coding sequence ATGCACAAACAAATGGCTGAACGCGTGCCGTTGAGATTCACCCTGGCGCTCCTCTTGACGGCGACGATCGCGGTCTTCTTGCCGGTTTCCGCGCGCGCTGACGCATCCGTCTCCCCGACGGATGCGAACATTCAGTACTTCGGCCGCTGGGATCGTGCGAACTCCGCGGCCTACTCCTCAGCGCTCTGGCCAGGAACGTACCTGAAGGTGAACTTCACGGGCACGTCGCTCAAGGTCGTTCTCGGCTCGACCGAGGCGGACATCGAGGCAAGCATTGACGGGGCCCCATTCAGAATCTATCAAGGCTCACCGAATGCGGTGATCGACCTTGCCGAGACCTCGTTGTCGAGCGGACTGCATTCACTTGTGCTGGTGCCGCATGGGGATGGCAGCACCGAATTCGAGTTTGCTGGGCTTCTGCTTTCCGACTCGGGTGCGACGCAGCCCGCTCCTGCACCGCGGAGAATTATCGAATTCGTCGGCGACTCCATCACCGTGGGGTACGGATCGTCCGGCATGCCGACGAGGAGCTACGCGTGGAGAATAGCGGAAAGCGTCGGGGCGGAACATGTTCAGATCGCTCACGGCGGCATGTGCCTTCCCGATGGCTACTCGTGCACGGGGGTCAATACCGTGGGAATGATCTCGTCCTATTCCCACAAGGAGAACATCGAGGCATCGCCGAGCAGCCCGTGGGACTTTTCTGCATACACGCCGTCGCAGGTCGTCGTAAACATCGGAACGAATGACAGCGGCCATGGCGTTCCGAATGACGTGTTCCAGAGCAATTACGTCGAACTCCTCACGGATATTCGCCACGTGCATCCTTCGGCGGAGATCCTCGCACTGCGACCGTTTGGCGGCTACAAGGCCTCGCAGGTGAAGTATGCGGTTGACTCGCGAGTCTCGGCCGGCGACGCGAACGTCTTCTTCGTTGACACCACAGGTTGGCTGGGATCCGCTGACTATGCCGACACCGTCCACCCCAACGACGCCGGCATAGACAAAGTCATCACTCGGCTGCGGCCGATTCTTGAAGGATGCTCGCCGTGGCGATCAAACCTCGCCCGATGCGAACAGTACGCGGCATCGTCGGAGTGGTCCACGGGGCAGGCCGCCAGTTTCGCGTTCGACGGCTCGGATTCAACGAACTGGCAGGCGGCGCCATATTCGGCATTCGGCGGACAGTGGCTGCAAGTCGACTTCGGAGGCATGACCACGTTCAACCAGGCAGTACTTTCCGAATACGGCGGAAGAACTTCAGGGTTTCGCCTCGAATACTGGACTGGCCAGTCATGGGTGGCCGCCTACTCCGGGACTACCATCGGCAGTAAGAGCGCGCCAAGTGTTCACAACTTCGCCGCGGTCACGGCCACGAAGGCCAGGATCTACTACACAAGCGGCACGGGAACCCCTATCATGTATGAATTCAAGTTGCATAACACAGGTGCTGGGTATTCGACCGCCAAGAGCTGGAATTTCAACGTGAACGGGAACACTGAGAGCTGGTCATCGCTTCAGCTCTCTGGCCTGGTCGCCAACGGTTGTTTTTGA